One Homo sapiens chromosome 3, GRCh38.p14 Primary Assembly genomic window carries:
- the AHSG gene encoding alpha-2-HS-glycoprotein isoform 1 preproprotein (isoform 1 preproprotein is encoded by transcript variant 1), translated as MKSLVLLLCLAQLWGCHSAPHGPGLIYRQPNCDDPETEEAALVAIDYINQNLPWGYKHTLNQIDEVKVWPQQPSGELFEIEIDTLETTCHVLDPTPVARCSVRQLKEHAVEGDCDFQLLKLDGKFSVVYAKCDSSPADSAEDVRKVCQDCPLLAPLNDTRVVHAAKAALAAFNAQNNGSNFQLEEISRAQLVPLPPSTYVEFTVSGTDCVAKEATEAAKCNLLAEKQYGFCKATLSEKLGGAEVAVTCMVFQTQPVSSQPQPEGANEAVPTPVVDPDAPPSPPLGAPGLPPAGSPPDSHVLLAAPPGHQLHRAHYDLRHTFMGVVSLGSPSGEVSHPRKTRTVVQPSVGAAAGPVVPPCPGRIRHFKV; from the exons ATGAAGTCCCTCGTCCTGCTCCTTTGTCTTGCTCAGCTCTGGGGCTGCCACTCAGCCCCACATGGCCCAGGGCTGATTTATAGACAACCGAACTGCGATGATCCAGAAACTGAGGAAGCAGCTCTGGTGGCTATAGACTACATCAATCAAAACCTTCCTTGGGGATACAAACACACCTTGAACCAGATTGATGAAGTAAAGGTGTGGCCTCAG CAGCCCTCCGGAGAGCTGTTTGAGATTGAAATAGACACCCTGGAAACCACCTGCCATGTGCTGGACCCCACCCCTGTGGCAAGATGCAGCGTGAGGCAGCTGAAGGAGCAT GCTGTCGAAGGAGACTGTGATTTCCAGCTGTTGAAACTAGATGGCAAGTTTTCCGTGGTATACGCAAAATGTGATTCCAGTCCAG CAGACTCAGCCGAGGACGTGCGCAAGGTGTGCCAAGACTGCCCCCTGCTGGCCCCGCTGAACGACACCAGGGTGGTGCACGCCGCGAAAGCTGCCCTGGCCGCCTTCAACGCTCAGAACAACGGCTCCAATTTTCAGCTGGAGGAAATTTCCCGGGCTCAGCTTGTG CCCCTCCCACCTTCTACCTATGTGGAGTTTACAGTGTCTGGCACTGACTGTGTTGCTAAAGAGGCCACAGAGGCAGCCAAGTGTAACCTGCTGGCAGAAAAG CAATATGGCTTTTGTAAGGCAACACTCAGTGAGAAGCTtggtggggcagaggttgcagtgacctgcaTGGTGTTCCAAACACAG CCCGTGAGCTCACAGCCCCAACCAGAAGGTGCCAATGAAGCAGTCCCCACACCCGTGGTGGACCCAGATGCACCTCCGTCCCCTCCACTTGGCGCACCTGGACTCCCTCCAGCTGGCTCACCCCCAGACTCCCATGTGTTACTGGCAGCTCCTCCAGGACACCAGTTGCACCGGGCGCACTACGACCTGCGCCACACCTTCATGGGTGTGGTCTCATTGGGGTCACCCTCAGGAGAAGTGTCGCACCCCCGGAAAACACGCACAGTGGTGCAGCCTAGTGTTGGTGCTGCTGCTGGGCCAGTGGTTCCTCCATGTCCGGGGAGGATCAGACACTTCAAGGTCTAG
- the AHSG gene encoding alpha-2-HS-glycoprotein isoform 3 preproprotein (isoform 3 preproprotein is encoded by transcript variant 3): MKSLVLLLCLAQLWGCHSAPHGPGLIYRQPNCDDPETEEAALVAIDYINQNLPWGYKHTLNQIDEVKVWPQPSGELFEIEIDTLETTCHVLDPTPVARCSVRQLKEHAVEGDCDFQLLKLDGKFSVVYAKCDSSPDSAEDVRKVCQDCPLLAPLNDTRVVHAAKAALAAFNAQNNGSNFQLEEISRAQLVPLPPSTYVEFTVSGTDCVAKEATEAAKCNLLAEKQYGFCKATLSEKLGGAEVAVTCMVFQTQPVSSQPQPEGANEAVPTPVVDPDAPPSPPLGAPGLPPAGSPPDSHVLLAAPPGHQLHRAHYDLRHTFMGVVSLGSPSGEVSHPRKTRTVVQPSVGAAAGPVVPPCPGRIRHFKV, translated from the exons ATGAAGTCCCTCGTCCTGCTCCTTTGTCTTGCTCAGCTCTGGGGCTGCCACTCAGCCCCACATGGCCCAGGGCTGATTTATAGACAACCGAACTGCGATGATCCAGAAACTGAGGAAGCAGCTCTGGTGGCTATAGACTACATCAATCAAAACCTTCCTTGGGGATACAAACACACCTTGAACCAGATTGATGAAGTAAAGGTGTGGCCTCAG CCCTCCGGAGAGCTGTTTGAGATTGAAATAGACACCCTGGAAACCACCTGCCATGTGCTGGACCCCACCCCTGTGGCAAGATGCAGCGTGAGGCAGCTGAAGGAGCAT GCTGTCGAAGGAGACTGTGATTTCCAGCTGTTGAAACTAGATGGCAAGTTTTCCGTGGTATACGCAAAATGTGATTCCAGTCCAG ACTCAGCCGAGGACGTGCGCAAGGTGTGCCAAGACTGCCCCCTGCTGGCCCCGCTGAACGACACCAGGGTGGTGCACGCCGCGAAAGCTGCCCTGGCCGCCTTCAACGCTCAGAACAACGGCTCCAATTTTCAGCTGGAGGAAATTTCCCGGGCTCAGCTTGTG CCCCTCCCACCTTCTACCTATGTGGAGTTTACAGTGTCTGGCACTGACTGTGTTGCTAAAGAGGCCACAGAGGCAGCCAAGTGTAACCTGCTGGCAGAAAAG CAATATGGCTTTTGTAAGGCAACACTCAGTGAGAAGCTtggtggggcagaggttgcagtgacctgcaTGGTGTTCCAAACACAG CCCGTGAGCTCACAGCCCCAACCAGAAGGTGCCAATGAAGCAGTCCCCACACCCGTGGTGGACCCAGATGCACCTCCGTCCCCTCCACTTGGCGCACCTGGACTCCCTCCAGCTGGCTCACCCCCAGACTCCCATGTGTTACTGGCAGCTCCTCCAGGACACCAGTTGCACCGGGCGCACTACGACCTGCGCCACACCTTCATGGGTGTGGTCTCATTGGGGTCACCCTCAGGAGAAGTGTCGCACCCCCGGAAAACACGCACAGTGGTGCAGCCTAGTGTTGGTGCTGCTGCTGGGCCAGTGGTTCCTCCATGTCCGGGGAGGATCAGACACTTCAAGGTCTAG
- the AHSG gene encoding alpha-2-HS-glycoprotein isoform 2 preproprotein (isoform 2 preproprotein is encoded by transcript variant 2), with protein sequence MKSLVLLLCLAQLWGCHSAPHGPGLIYRQPNCDDPETEEAALVAIDYINQNLPWGYKHTLNQIDEVKVWPQQPSGELFEIEIDTLETTCHVLDPTPVARCSVRQLKEHAVEGDCDFQLLKLDGKFSVVYAKCDSSPDSAEDVRKVCQDCPLLAPLNDTRVVHAAKAALAAFNAQNNGSNFQLEEISRAQLVPLPPSTYVEFTVSGTDCVAKEATEAAKCNLLAEKQYGFCKATLSEKLGGAEVAVTCMVFQTQPVSSQPQPEGANEAVPTPVVDPDAPPSPPLGAPGLPPAGSPPDSHVLLAAPPGHQLHRAHYDLRHTFMGVVSLGSPSGEVSHPRKTRTVVQPSVGAAAGPVVPPCPGRIRHFKV encoded by the exons ATGAAGTCCCTCGTCCTGCTCCTTTGTCTTGCTCAGCTCTGGGGCTGCCACTCAGCCCCACATGGCCCAGGGCTGATTTATAGACAACCGAACTGCGATGATCCAGAAACTGAGGAAGCAGCTCTGGTGGCTATAGACTACATCAATCAAAACCTTCCTTGGGGATACAAACACACCTTGAACCAGATTGATGAAGTAAAGGTGTGGCCTCAG CAGCCCTCCGGAGAGCTGTTTGAGATTGAAATAGACACCCTGGAAACCACCTGCCATGTGCTGGACCCCACCCCTGTGGCAAGATGCAGCGTGAGGCAGCTGAAGGAGCAT GCTGTCGAAGGAGACTGTGATTTCCAGCTGTTGAAACTAGATGGCAAGTTTTCCGTGGTATACGCAAAATGTGATTCCAGTCCAG ACTCAGCCGAGGACGTGCGCAAGGTGTGCCAAGACTGCCCCCTGCTGGCCCCGCTGAACGACACCAGGGTGGTGCACGCCGCGAAAGCTGCCCTGGCCGCCTTCAACGCTCAGAACAACGGCTCCAATTTTCAGCTGGAGGAAATTTCCCGGGCTCAGCTTGTG CCCCTCCCACCTTCTACCTATGTGGAGTTTACAGTGTCTGGCACTGACTGTGTTGCTAAAGAGGCCACAGAGGCAGCCAAGTGTAACCTGCTGGCAGAAAAG CAATATGGCTTTTGTAAGGCAACACTCAGTGAGAAGCTtggtggggcagaggttgcagtgacctgcaTGGTGTTCCAAACACAG CCCGTGAGCTCACAGCCCCAACCAGAAGGTGCCAATGAAGCAGTCCCCACACCCGTGGTGGACCCAGATGCACCTCCGTCCCCTCCACTTGGCGCACCTGGACTCCCTCCAGCTGGCTCACCCCCAGACTCCCATGTGTTACTGGCAGCTCCTCCAGGACACCAGTTGCACCGGGCGCACTACGACCTGCGCCACACCTTCATGGGTGTGGTCTCATTGGGGTCACCCTCAGGAGAAGTGTCGCACCCCCGGAAAACACGCACAGTGGTGCAGCCTAGTGTTGGTGCTGCTGCTGGGCCAGTGGTTCCTCCATGTCCGGGGAGGATCAGACACTTCAAGGTCTAG
- the AHSG gene encoding alpha-2-HS-glycoprotein isoform 4 preproprotein (isoform 4 preproprotein is encoded by transcript variant 4) yields the protein MKSLVLLLCLAQLWGCHSAPHGPGLIYRQPNCDDPETEEAALVAIDYINQNLPWGYKHTLNQIDEVKVWPQQPSGELFEIEIDTLETTCHVLDPTPVARCSVRQLKEHAVEGDCDFQLLKLDGKFSVVYAKCDSSPDSAEDVRKVCQDCPLLAPLNDTRVVHAAKAALAAFNAQNNGSNFQLEEISRAQLVPLPPSTYVEFTVSGTDCVAKEATEAAKCNLLAEKPVSSQPQPEGANEAVPTPVVDPDAPPSPPLGAPGLPPAGSPPDSHVLLAAPPGHQLHRAHYDLRHTFMGVVSLGSPSGEVSHPRKTRTVVQPSVGAAAGPVVPPCPGRIRHFKV from the exons ATGAAGTCCCTCGTCCTGCTCCTTTGTCTTGCTCAGCTCTGGGGCTGCCACTCAGCCCCACATGGCCCAGGGCTGATTTATAGACAACCGAACTGCGATGATCCAGAAACTGAGGAAGCAGCTCTGGTGGCTATAGACTACATCAATCAAAACCTTCCTTGGGGATACAAACACACCTTGAACCAGATTGATGAAGTAAAGGTGTGGCCTCAG CAGCCCTCCGGAGAGCTGTTTGAGATTGAAATAGACACCCTGGAAACCACCTGCCATGTGCTGGACCCCACCCCTGTGGCAAGATGCAGCGTGAGGCAGCTGAAGGAGCAT GCTGTCGAAGGAGACTGTGATTTCCAGCTGTTGAAACTAGATGGCAAGTTTTCCGTGGTATACGCAAAATGTGATTCCAGTCCAG ACTCAGCCGAGGACGTGCGCAAGGTGTGCCAAGACTGCCCCCTGCTGGCCCCGCTGAACGACACCAGGGTGGTGCACGCCGCGAAAGCTGCCCTGGCCGCCTTCAACGCTCAGAACAACGGCTCCAATTTTCAGCTGGAGGAAATTTCCCGGGCTCAGCTTGTG CCCCTCCCACCTTCTACCTATGTGGAGTTTACAGTGTCTGGCACTGACTGTGTTGCTAAAGAGGCCACAGAGGCAGCCAAGTGTAACCTGCTGGCAGAAAAG CCCGTGAGCTCACAGCCCCAACCAGAAGGTGCCAATGAAGCAGTCCCCACACCCGTGGTGGACCCAGATGCACCTCCGTCCCCTCCACTTGGCGCACCTGGACTCCCTCCAGCTGGCTCACCCCCAGACTCCCATGTGTTACTGGCAGCTCCTCCAGGACACCAGTTGCACCGGGCGCACTACGACCTGCGCCACACCTTCATGGGTGTGGTCTCATTGGGGTCACCCTCAGGAGAAGTGTCGCACCCCCGGAAAACACGCACAGTGGTGCAGCCTAGTGTTGGTGCTGCTGCTGGGCCAGTGGTTCCTCCATGTCCGGGGAGGATCAGACACTTCAAGGTCTAG